Below is a window of Janthinobacterium lividum DNA.
GGCCATCGGTTCGCGCGTGGTTTGCCAGTTTCCCACCATCTTGCAATCGAACACCGCCGTGCTCGGACGTACGCGTCCGGCATGCATGTCGACCAGGATGCGATAGAGTTCATGCGCGCGCTCCACGATATCCGTATGGGGATATTGCTTAAAAGCGATGATGACGTCTGCCGATACACGCATCAGTTCGGTGAAATGACAGTGCAGATCGAGTTCGACACCGACAGGCACTGCGGGCCCGACGATTTCGCGCACGCGCATCAGCAAGTCCCCTTCGCAATCGTCATAGCCATCGGCCACCATCGCCCCGTGCAGCATCAGCTGTACCGCATCGACTGGCAGGGCTGCGCGCAGATCGGCCAGCAACTGTTCGCGCAGCTCCTCGTACACGGCGCGCACAGTACGGCCGGACGGCTCGGCTAGGGCGCACAGGCCTTCGACGACCTGATGGCCATCGTCCACCATCATCGAGCGGAAAGCGTGCATGACCGCACCGGTATCGTCTGGCGCTTTGAGGCTGGCATCGCCGTAGTAAATGCCACAGGCCTCGAAACTGCCGCGGCCGGTGGGGGTAGGCGCGAAGGTGTTGGTCTCGGTGGCTAGCTGAGCAATGAAGAATTTCATCCTGCCCCCTTCAGCCGGCCATGCGCTCAAAGCGCAGATTGCGGGTACGCGGCGTATTGACGCGCAATGCGGTGATGGAACCGGCCGACCGCTCGACGCTCAGCACCCCGCGCAACGGCGGATATTCGCCACCGAAGCGCAGGCCGAACACCAGGTCCGAAAATGCCTCGAGCACCATCACGTCGCCACCATAAGGGCCGGACACCTCCAGCAACAGCTGCGCGCCGTCGAAGCGTAGCAAAGCTTCCGCTTGCAGGTCGGACGCATGGTAGCGTCCCAGCAAAGCTGGTGCCACCTCGGCCAAGGGCGGCGCTGTGACCGGCAGGCGCTCATAGTATTCGACATGGCCCGCTTCGCTGATGGCCAAGGTGGATGGCAGCGGCTGGTTTTCCACGGCCAGCGCAGCGCTCTGCAGCGCCAGTGGTCCGATCGCCATGTCCTCGAAATCCACGCGCAAGACATCGCCGTCCTGCGTCAGCGGTACCGGTAGTCCGTCCAGAAAGGTCAGGCCCAGCCGTCCCTCGGGCGTTTCGGCAAAGCCACATACCAGGCCCGAGGCGCTTGCGTGGTAGCGTGCTCCCAGCATCGGCGTGAAGCGCGCGGCTGCCGCTTGCTCCTTTGCCATGCCGAGCAAGGCATCGCCGAGCATGATGTCGATGATCCTGTTGCCCAGCTCGATAGGATTAGCGGGCGCGCCATTGCTCATGATAATGATGTCCAGTGCCTGGCCGGGCACGGTGATCATCTGGCAGGTGCCGCCGACAACGCCCCCGGAATGCTGGATTACGTCGATGCCGCGGTAGTCGTGCAACATCAGGCCCAGGCCATACGGATTGACGAGGCCGTTGTTCAGCGTCGTGCGGGTCATCATCTGCTGCCAGCTGGCCTCGCTGCCTACCGTCTT
It encodes the following:
- a CDS encoding serine hydrolase, whose protein sequence is MPAAIAASWTCPPWPTAWPSSHKARPLAAQLRQTAVNFAPGEKMTYCNGGYHLLSLVIEKVAGMPFEQFLQQRILAPLGMQDTASVPSDFEIHAGLACLYVPRAPEQGGGWRRGIFPTEELRGEGAMISTLDDMFTWLAHLRAEKKTVGSEASWQQMMTRTTLNNGLVNPYGLGLMLHDYRGIDVIQHSGGVVGGTCQMITVPGQALDIIIMSNGAPANPIELGNRIIDIMLGDALLGMAKEQAAAARFTPMLGARYHASASGLVCGFAETPEGRLGLTFLDGLPVPLTQDGDVLRVDFEDMAIGPLALQSAALAVENQPLPSTLAISEAGHVEYYERLPVTAPPLAEVAPALLGRYHASDLQAEALLRFDGAQLLLEVSGPYGGDVMVLEAFSDLVFGLRFGGEYPPLRGVLSVERSAGSITALRVNTPRTRNLRFERMAG